In the Ipomoea triloba cultivar NCNSP0323 chromosome 6, ASM357664v1 genome, one interval contains:
- the LOC116023130 gene encoding 3-epi-6-deoxocathasterone 23-monooxygenase CYP90D1, producing MDITLWTSIAALFFLSLLLFFKKKLFTSSKNKTRNLHLPLGNLGWPFLGETLDFISCAYSDRPESFMDKRSLMYGKVFKSHIFGSPTIVSTDAEVSRSILHSDSKTFVPSYPKSLTELMGKSSILLINGSLQRRIHGLIGAFFKSPHVKAQITTHMRTFVCHSMSTWRQDRPIYIQDEAKHIAFQVLVKALISLDPGQEMEFLRKQFQEFIAGLMSLPIKLPGSRLYRSLKAKKEMVKLIHGIIEARREKKTSNVITNDVAEVLLNDNSEELTDELISDNMIDLMIPGEDSVPVLITLAIKYLSDCPAALQQLTDENLRLKRLKEKQGEPLSWSDYSSLLFTQNVISETLRMGNIIIGVMRKAVKDVEIKGYLIPKGWCALAYFRSVHLDDTLYDFPYQFNPWRWQKKDIVNSCSSFTPFGGGQRLCPGLDLARLEASIFLHHFVTQFRWKAEEDSIINFPTVRMKRKMPVYVKRRKDF from the exons ATGGACATCACCCTTTGGACCTCCATTGCCGCTCTCTTCTTCCTCTccctcctcctcttcttcaagaagaaaCTGTTCACTTCTTCGAAGAACAAAACAAGAAACCTCCATCTCCCTTTGGGCAACCTGGGATGGCCTTTCCTCGGAGAAACCTTGGACTTCATTTCCTGTGCTTACTCTGACCGCCCAGAGAGCTTCATGGATAAGCGTTCCCTCAt GTATGGGAAGGTGTTTAAGTCGCACATATTTGGGAGTCCGACCATAGTTTCGACGGACGCAGAGGTGAGCAGAAGCATCCTGCACAGCGACTCGAAGACGTTTGTGCCGTCGTACCCGAAATCGTTGACGGAGTTGATGGGGAAATCCTCCATTCTGCTCATCAATGGAAGCTTGCAGAGGAGAATCCATGGCCTCATTGGAGCCTTCTTCAAGTCCCCTCACGTTAAGGCTCAGATCACAACCCACATGCGCACCTTTGTTTGCCACTCTATGTCCACTTGGCGTCAAGATCGCCCCATTTACATCCAAGATGAAGCTAAACAT atTGCTTTCCAAGTGCTAGTCAAAGCATTGATTAGCTTGGATCCGGGTCAAGAAATGGAATTTTTAAGGAAACAATTTCAAGAATTCATTGCAGGGCTTATGTCCCTGCCAATCAAGCTGCCCGGAAGTAGACTTTACCGTTCATTGAAG GCAAAGAAGGAAATGGTAAAATTAATACATGGAATTATTGAAGCTAGGAGGGAGAAGAAAACATCAAACGTAATTACAAATGATGTGGCTGAGGTTTTACTAAATGATAATAGTGAAGAGTTAACAGATGAGCTCATATCggataatatgattgacttgaTGATCCCCGGTGAAGATTCAGTTCCTGTGCTTATAACTCTTGCCATTAAATATCTTTCAGATTGTCCTGCAGCCCTACAACAATTGACG GATGAAAATTTAAGATTGAAGAGGCTCAAAGAAAAGCAAGGAGAGCCACTATCTTGGAGTGATTATTCGTCACTATTGTTTACACAAAAC GTGATCTCAGAAACATTGAGGATGGGGAATATAATTATAGGGGTAATGAGGAAAGCAGTGAAAGATGTGGAGATAAAAGGGTATCTCATTCCTAAAGGCTGGTGTGCATTGGCATATTTTAGATCAGTTCATCTGGATGACACTCTCTATGATTTCCCTTATCAATTCAACCCTTGGAGATGGCAA AAAAAAGACATAGTGAATAGTTGCAGTAGCTTCACCCCATTCGGAGGAGGACAAAGACTTTGCCCTGGACTAGATCTCGCCAGGCTAGAAGCTTCCATCTTCCTCCACCACTTCGTCACTCAATTCAG
- the LOC116022048 gene encoding uncharacterized protein LOC116022048 isoform X1, whose amino-acid sequence MSGEDTPKLYMDKPKKTLLKQQASSSSSMAAPLTSTGSRPTPPTYRPPKESFARRYKFLWPMLLTVNFSLGAYILLMPKKEDDVTGKVESSQVPSESAVAANACTSPAAENK is encoded by the exons ATGAGTGGAGAAGATACTCCAAAGCTCTACATGGACAAACCTAAGAAGA CGCTGCTGAAACAGCAGGCATCCTCGTCGTCTTCGATGGCGGCGCCGTTGACGTCAACGGGGAGTAGGCCTACACCGCCGACATACCGACCACCAAAGGAATCCTTCGCTCGGCGGTACAAGTTCCTCTGGCCGATGCTCTTGACAGTCAATTTCTCCTTGGGAG CTTACATCTTGTTGATGCCAAAAAAGGAAGACGATGTCACGGGGAAAGTAGAATCATCACAGGTTCCTAGCGAGTCTGCTGTGGCTGCCAATGCATGCACATCCCCAGCTGCTGAAAATAAGTAA
- the LOC116022048 gene encoding uncharacterized protein LOC116022048 isoform X2, translating into MSGEDTPKLYMDKPKKTLLKQQASSSSSMAAPLTSTGSRPTPPTYRPPKESFARRYKFLWPMLLTVNFSLGVMPTSELGYLCNQYFGEE; encoded by the exons ATGAGTGGAGAAGATACTCCAAAGCTCTACATGGACAAACCTAAGAAGA CGCTGCTGAAACAGCAGGCATCCTCGTCGTCTTCGATGGCGGCGCCGTTGACGTCAACGGGGAGTAGGCCTACACCGCCGACATACCGACCACCAAAGGAATCCTTCGCTCGGCGGTACAAGTTCCTCTGGCCGATGCTCTTGACAGTCAATTTCTCCTTGGGAG TTATGCCGACTTCTGAACTTGGTTATTTGTGCAACCAATATTTTGGGGAAGAGTAA